The Aureimonas mangrovi genome includes a region encoding these proteins:
- the rpsO gene encoding 30S ribosomal protein S15, translated as MSITPERKAELLKEYATKEGDTGSPEVQVALLSERISNLTEHFKGHKKDNHSRRGLLKMVSQRRRLLDYLKDREEERYTALIGRLGLRR; from the coding sequence ATGTCGATCACGCCCGAGCGCAAGGCCGAGCTCCTCAAGGAATACGCGACCAAGGAAGGCGACACCGGTTCGCCCGAAGTCCAGGTCGCGCTGCTCTCCGAGCGCATCTCGAACCTGACCGAGCATTTTAAGGGCCACAAGAAGGACAACCACTCGCGTCGTGGCCTTCTGAAGATGGTTTCGCAGCGTCGCCGCCTCCTCGACTATCTGAAGGATCGCGAGGAAGAGCGTTACACGGCCCTGATCGGCCGTCTCGGCCTGCGCCGCTAA
- a CDS encoding alpha/beta hydrolase, protein MTRHEPLDAQAAEILREIAEAGEGRPEPRDATEKLARARADTNSLQRFSAPVPEIDIRAITIAGRCGPIPVEICRPASGDVLPLIVWFHGGGAIAGSIGTHRAPLAALASRSGWAVASVGYALAPEHPFPRPLEDCVDALRGLAEAGAGEGFDTACIVVGGDSIGGAFAAVAARLARDEGSTLAGQVILYPNTDMRTDRGWPSLVENEGQIMTRASLAYEAGCHIPDEVDRTDPRASPLLAPDLEGLPPAFFVTCGHDPLRDEGEAYARRLVEAGVSVTHLAYPAMIHAFFQMGARIDACDDLMAAMTEFLHRLR, encoded by the coding sequence ATGACCCGACACGAACCGCTCGACGCGCAGGCCGCCGAAATCCTGCGCGAGATCGCAGAAGCGGGCGAGGGGCGACCCGAGCCGCGCGATGCTACCGAAAAGCTTGCCCGCGCGCGCGCGGACACGAATTCACTGCAGCGCTTCTCGGCGCCGGTACCGGAGATCGATATTCGCGCGATAACGATCGCCGGTCGCTGCGGGCCTATCCCGGTGGAGATCTGTCGACCGGCAAGCGGCGATGTGCTGCCGCTGATCGTCTGGTTCCACGGCGGCGGCGCGATCGCCGGCTCGATCGGGACGCATCGCGCCCCGCTCGCGGCGCTGGCCTCGCGAAGCGGCTGGGCCGTCGCCTCGGTCGGCTACGCGCTCGCGCCCGAGCATCCCTTTCCGCGCCCGCTGGAGGATTGCGTGGACGCATTGCGCGGGCTCGCCGAAGCCGGGGCGGGTGAGGGGTTCGACACCGCGTGCATCGTCGTCGGCGGGGATTCGATCGGCGGCGCCTTCGCGGCAGTGGCGGCGCGGCTTGCTCGCGACGAGGGGTCGACGCTCGCCGGGCAGGTGATCCTCTACCCGAACACCGACATGCGCACCGATCGCGGCTGGCCGTCGCTCGTGGAAAACGAGGGGCAGATCATGACACGCGCCTCGCTCGCCTACGAGGCCGGCTGTCACATTCCCGACGAGGTCGACCGCACCGATCCGCGCGCGTCGCCGCTTCTGGCGCCCGACCTTGAAGGTCTGCCGCCGGCCTTCTTCGTGACCTGCGGCCACGACCCTCTGCGCGACGAAGGCGAGGCCTATGCCCGGCGCCTCGTGGAGGCCGGCGTGTCCGTCACGCACCTTGCCTATCCCGCGATGATCCACGCCTTCTTCCAGATGGGCGCGCGCATCGACGCCTGCGACGATCTGATGGCAGCGATGACCGAATTCCTGCATCGGCTGCGTTGA
- a CDS encoding DUF4394 domain-containing protein, whose product MTFTRIGTTAAALAASTSFAFAAPVVGLVDEATLVMFDTENPAVTATMEVSGVERLYGIDVRPADGMIYGVTSANTIVTVDPETGETTEVSTLNTEVPMADSVAVDFNPVADRLRIVSGTTNLRVNVDNGEVTTDGELNWTEGDANADATSDIVAVAYTNSVGSPEATAMYDLDAGLGALLQQTAPNDGTLATIGELGIDGGATHAFDIEATEVDMNTAYLATGGMLYTVDLETGAATEVGEIAGLDGDLRDIAVMPAM is encoded by the coding sequence ATGACCTTCACCAGGATCGGAACCACCGCCGCAGCCCTCGCAGCTTCCACGAGCTTTGCCTTCGCAGCGCCCGTCGTCGGGCTGGTCGACGAGGCGACGCTCGTCATGTTCGACACAGAGAACCCGGCCGTCACCGCCACGATGGAGGTGTCCGGCGTCGAGAGGCTCTACGGCATCGACGTGCGCCCGGCCGACGGGATGATCTACGGTGTCACCTCCGCCAACACGATCGTCACCGTCGATCCCGAGACCGGAGAGACGACCGAGGTCTCCACGTTGAACACCGAGGTTCCGATGGCCGACTCGGTCGCCGTCGACTTCAACCCCGTCGCGGACCGCCTGCGCATCGTGTCCGGCACCACCAATCTGCGCGTGAACGTGGACAATGGCGAGGTGACGACCGACGGCGAGCTCAACTGGACGGAGGGTGACGCCAACGCCGACGCCACGTCCGACATCGTCGCGGTCGCCTACACCAATTCGGTCGGCTCGCCCGAGGCGACTGCGATGTACGATCTGGACGCGGGGCTCGGCGCGCTCCTGCAGCAGACCGCGCCGAACGACGGCACGCTGGCGACGATCGGCGAACTCGGCATCGACGGCGGCGCCACGCACGCCTTCGACATCGAGGCGACCGAGGTGGACATGAACACCGCCTATCTCGCGACCGGCGGCATGCTCTACACCGTCGATCTCGAGACTGGCGCGGCCACGGAAGTCGGCGAAATCGCCGGCCTCGACGGTGATCTGCGCGACATCGCGGTGATGCCGGCGATGTAA
- a CDS encoding NADPH-dependent FMN reductase: MKTIAVVVGSLRKGSLSMKLAKAMEAQAEGRFVFRYVELADLPMYNEDLWENVPASVTALKSAVESADAVLFVTPEYNRSIPPVVKNAIDWGSRPYGKSSWNGKPGGVIGMSPGAIGAATAIAHLRSVLVTLDVVLMGQPEVYFSYRPDTLDADGRFASPDTAAFFETYLKRFDTWIARTMQPKADTQPDND; encoded by the coding sequence ATGAAGACCATCGCCGTTGTCGTCGGCAGCCTGCGCAAGGGCTCGCTCAGCATGAAGCTCGCCAAGGCGATGGAGGCGCAGGCCGAGGGCCGCTTCGTCTTCCGCTATGTCGAGCTCGCTGACCTGCCGATGTACAACGAAGACCTATGGGAGAATGTGCCGGCCTCCGTAACGGCGCTGAAGAGCGCTGTCGAAAGCGCGGACGCCGTCCTGTTCGTCACGCCGGAATACAACCGGTCGATCCCGCCGGTGGTGAAGAACGCGATCGACTGGGGCTCGCGGCCCTACGGCAAGAGTTCGTGGAACGGCAAGCCGGGCGGTGTCATCGGCATGAGCCCCGGCGCCATCGGCGCGGCGACGGCCATCGCGCATCTGCGCTCGGTCCTCGTCACGCTCGACGTGGTGCTGATGGGCCAGCCCGAGGTCTATTTCTCTTATCGGCCCGATACGCTGGACGCGGACGGCCGCTTCGCATCGCCGGACACGGCAGCCTTCTTCGAGACCTATCTCAAGCGCTTCGACACCTGGATCGCACGCACAATGCAGCCGAAGGCCGACACGCAGCCCGACAACGACTGA
- the truB gene encoding tRNA pseudouridine(55) synthase TruB, whose translation MARGNRRPKGRPVSGWVIFDKPKGMGSTQAVAKIKWLYFAQKAGHAGTLDPLASGMLPIALGDATKTVPYVMDGRKVYRFAVRWGAETTTDDTEGPVTNASDTRPARAAIEALLPDYTGAISQVPPQFSAIKIDGERAYDIARGGEAVEIAARTVEVHRLQIVDMPDGETTVFEAECGKGTYVRAIARDLGRDLGCFGHVIDLRRIAVGGFDEDDLITLEDLEAAADEGRETLDEAAVEAGSTARVVEFGPLDDILLDPATALGDLYEVSLSEDQAGRVRSGNPVLLRGRDAPAFCEEAFATGRGRLVAIGSVEEGAFHPKRVFGGRG comes from the coding sequence ATGGCGCGCGGCAACCGCAGGCCGAAAGGCCGCCCGGTCTCGGGCTGGGTAATCTTCGACAAGCCGAAGGGCATGGGCTCCACGCAGGCCGTGGCCAAGATCAAGTGGCTCTACTTCGCCCAGAAGGCGGGCCATGCCGGTACGCTCGACCCGCTGGCCTCCGGCATGCTGCCGATCGCGCTCGGTGATGCGACGAAGACGGTCCCCTACGTGATGGACGGGCGCAAGGTCTACCGCTTCGCCGTGCGCTGGGGCGCGGAGACGACGACCGACGACACCGAGGGGCCGGTGACGAACGCCTCCGACACGCGTCCCGCGCGTGCCGCGATCGAGGCGCTGCTGCCCGATTACACCGGCGCGATCAGCCAGGTGCCGCCGCAGTTCTCGGCGATCAAGATCGACGGCGAACGCGCCTACGACATCGCCCGTGGCGGCGAGGCTGTGGAAATCGCAGCGCGCACCGTCGAGGTGCATCGGCTCCAGATCGTCGACATGCCGGACGGCGAGACGACGGTCTTCGAAGCCGAATGCGGAAAGGGCACCTATGTGCGCGCCATCGCGCGCGACCTCGGCCGCGATCTCGGCTGCTTCGGCCACGTGATCGACCTGCGACGCATCGCGGTCGGCGGTTTCGACGAGGACGACCTGATCACGCTGGAGGATCTGGAAGCGGCGGCCGACGAGGGACGCGAGACGCTGGACGAGGCGGCTGTCGAGGCGGGCTCGACCGCGCGCGTCGTCGAGTTCGGCCCGCTCGACGACATCCTCCTCGATCCCGCGACCGCGCTCGGCGATCTCTACGAGGTCTCTCTCTCCGAGGACCAGGCAGGGCGCGTGCGATCCGGCAACCCGGTGCTTCTGCGCGGCCGCGATGCGCCGGCCTTCTGCGAGGAGGCTTTCGCCACCGGTCGTGGACGGCTGGTCGCCATCGGCTCGGTGGAGGAGGGGGCCTTCCACCCCAAGCGGGTCTTCGGCGGGCGGGGCTGA
- the rbfA gene encoding 30S ribosome-binding factor RbfA, translating to MKKTQGRASGPSQRQLSVGEKVRHALTETLQRGEIRGDPLIEGAVVSVTEVRMSPDLKLATAYISVLGQDDVQPYVEALNRHARFLRGRLGPALRQMKYMPEIRFRQDESFDNYARIDALLRSPEVARDLGDEDEEGRG from the coding sequence ATGAAGAAGACCCAAGGCCGCGCGAGCGGCCCCTCCCAGCGTCAGCTCTCCGTGGGCGAGAAGGTGCGCCACGCGCTGACCGAGACCTTGCAGCGCGGCGAGATCCGGGGCGACCCGTTGATCGAGGGCGCCGTCGTCTCGGTGACCGAGGTGCGCATGTCGCCCGACCTCAAGCTCGCCACGGCCTACATCTCGGTGCTCGGGCAGGACGACGTCCAGCCCTACGTCGAGGCGCTGAACCGCCACGCCAGGTTTCTCCGCGGGCGCCTCGGCCCCGCCCTACGCCAGATGAAGTACATGCCCGAAATCCGGTTCCGCCAGGACGAAAGTTTCGACAATTACGCCCGCATCGATGCGCTGCTGCGCTCGCCGGAGGTCGCCCGCGACCTTGGCGACGAGGACGAGGAGGGCCGGGGCTGA
- the infB gene encoding translation initiation factor IF-2, producing the protein MEAKAETAPVKEAPAAPVAAAAPAPARPAAPAATARPASPATPARPAPGARPGAPVGNRPGQSSRPGAPAGNRPGGAPQRSPAPGARQPRGAVLSDLSSKEMDARRRALELARQREVEDRRLFQEEEARRIAEDERRRAEREESERRQAEEAARLEMEAAARKKAEEDAQRRAQARPTSRGPAGAGANVIPGPPPPADDLGLRPAGRSLDGRARSKADEDDRARRPGARTAEAAKPTRGRGDADRRAGRVNLDRALSDDDARGRSLSSMRRRQEKFKRSQQSQPREKIAREVILPETITIQELANRMSERAVDVIKYLMAQGQMMKPGDVIEADLAELIAAEFGHMVKRVAASDVEEGMFDVADDPEKMISRPPVVTIMGHVDHGKTSLLDALRKTNVVSGEAGGITQHIGAYQIEQDGQPITFIDTPGHAAFTAMRARGAQATDIAILVVAADDSVMPQTIESISHAKAAGVPIIVAINKIDKPGADASKVRTGLLQHEVFVESMGGEVLDVEVSAKNGTNLDKLLEAIILQAEILDLKADPDRTAEGVVIEAKLDKGRGPVASVLVQAGTLKTGDIVVAGDQWGRVRALVDDKGKQLKTAGPSMPVEVLGMQGTPGAGDRFAVVRDEAQAREIADYRQRLAREKAVAKSAGQRGSLEQMMSQLQDSGLKTFPLVIKGDVQGSVEAISVALEKLGTEEVQARIVHSGAGAITESDVQLAQTSNAAIIGFNVRANTQARQAADQSGIEIRYYNVIYDLVDDVKAAMSGLLSPERRETFLGNAEILEVFHITKVGKVAGCRVTEGKVERGAGVRLIRDGVVIHEGTLKTLKRFKDEVAEVPGGQECGMAFQNYDDIRQGDVIECFRVEHVARTL; encoded by the coding sequence ATAGAGGCGAAGGCCGAGACCGCCCCTGTGAAGGAAGCGCCTGCCGCGCCCGTGGCAGCGGCCGCGCCCGCTCCGGCGCGTCCGGCTGCGCCCGCCGCAACCGCCCGCCCCGCATCGCCCGCAACTCCGGCGCGCCCCGCGCCCGGCGCCCGCCCCGGAGCGCCCGTCGGCAATCGCCCCGGCCAGTCCTCGCGTCCCGGTGCTCCGGCCGGCAACCGTCCGGGCGGCGCTCCGCAGCGCTCTCCGGCTCCCGGTGCCCGCCAGCCGCGCGGCGCGGTCCTATCGGACCTGTCGTCGAAGGAAATGGACGCGCGTCGCCGCGCGCTCGAGCTTGCACGCCAGCGTGAGGTCGAGGATCGCCGCCTGTTCCAGGAGGAAGAGGCCCGGCGCATCGCCGAGGACGAACGCCGCCGCGCCGAGCGTGAGGAATCCGAGCGCCGTCAGGCCGAGGAGGCCGCGCGTCTCGAGATGGAGGCGGCTGCCCGCAAGAAGGCCGAGGAGGATGCGCAGCGTCGCGCGCAGGCCCGTCCGACCTCCCGTGGCCCGGCCGGCGCCGGCGCCAACGTCATTCCCGGCCCGCCGCCGCCGGCCGACGATCTCGGCCTTCGCCCGGCCGGTCGCTCGCTCGACGGACGCGCCCGCTCCAAGGCGGACGAGGACGACCGCGCCCGCCGTCCCGGCGCGCGCACGGCGGAGGCCGCCAAGCCGACGCGCGGACGCGGCGATGCCGACCGTCGTGCCGGCCGCGTCAACCTCGACCGCGCCCTGTCGGACGACGATGCGCGCGGCCGTTCGCTCTCCTCGATGCGCAGGCGTCAGGAGAAGTTCAAGCGCTCGCAGCAGAGCCAGCCACGCGAGAAGATTGCCCGCGAAGTGATTCTACCCGAGACCATCACCATCCAGGAACTCGCCAACCGCATGTCGGAGCGAGCCGTCGACGTCATCAAGTACCTTATGGCCCAGGGCCAGATGATGAAGCCGGGCGACGTGATCGAGGCCGATCTCGCCGAGCTGATCGCGGCCGAGTTCGGCCACATGGTCAAGCGTGTTGCCGCGTCCGACGTCGAGGAAGGCATGTTCGACGTCGCCGACGATCCGGAGAAGATGATCTCGCGTCCGCCGGTCGTGACGATCATGGGCCATGTCGACCACGGCAAGACCTCGCTCCTCGATGCGCTGCGCAAGACCAACGTCGTCTCCGGCGAGGCCGGCGGCATCACGCAGCATATCGGCGCCTACCAGATCGAGCAGGACGGCCAGCCGATCACCTTCATCGATACGCCGGGCCACGCCGCCTTCACCGCGATGCGTGCCCGCGGCGCGCAGGCGACCGACATCGCGATCCTCGTGGTGGCGGCGGACGATTCGGTGATGCCGCAGACGATCGAATCGATCAGCCATGCCAAGGCGGCCGGCGTTCCGATCATCGTGGCGATCAACAAGATCGACAAGCCGGGCGCGGACGCATCCAAGGTCCGCACCGGGCTGCTGCAGCACGAAGTGTTCGTCGAATCGATGGGCGGCGAAGTGCTCGACGTCGAGGTGTCGGCCAAGAACGGCACCAATCTCGACAAGCTGCTGGAGGCGATCATCCTGCAGGCCGAGATCCTCGACCTGAAGGCCGATCCCGACCGCACGGCCGAGGGCGTCGTGATCGAGGCCAAGCTCGACAAGGGCCGCGGCCCGGTGGCGAGCGTGCTCGTGCAGGCCGGCACGCTCAAGACCGGTGACATCGTGGTGGCCGGCGATCAGTGGGGCCGCGTGCGCGCCCTCGTCGACGACAAGGGCAAGCAGCTGAAGACCGCCGGCCCGTCCATGCCCGTCGAGGTTCTCGGCATGCAGGGCACGCCGGGTGCCGGCGACCGCTTCGCCGTGGTGCGCGACGAGGCGCAGGCCCGCGAGATCGCGGACTACCGCCAGCGGCTAGCCCGCGAGAAGGCGGTGGCCAAGTCGGCCGGTCAGCGCGGCTCGCTCGAGCAGATGATGAGCCAGCTTCAGGACTCGGGCCTTAAGACCTTCCCCCTCGTCATCAAGGGCGACGTGCAGGGCTCGGTCGAGGCGATCTCGGTCGCGCTGGAGAAGCTGGGCACGGAAGAGGTGCAGGCGCGCATCGTCCATTCGGGCGCCGGTGCCATCACCGAATCCGACGTCCAGCTCGCCCAGACCTCGAACGCTGCGATCATCGGCTTCAACGTGCGTGCCAACACGCAGGCGCGTCAGGCAGCCGACCAGTCGGGCATCGAGATCCGCTACTACAACGTCATCTACGACCTCGTGGACGACGTGAAAGCGGCGATGTCGGGTCTCCTTTCGCCGGAGCGTCGCGAGACCTTCCTCGGCAATGCGGAGATCCTCGAGGTCTTCCACATCACCAAGGTCGGCAAGGTCGCGGGCTGCCGTGTCACGGAAGGCAAGGTCGAGCGCGGTGCTGGCGTGCGCCTCATCCGCGACGGCGTCGTCATCCACGAGGGCACGCTCAAGACGCTCAAGCGCTTCAAGGACGAAGTGGCCGAGGTGCCGGGCGGCCAGGAGTGCGGCATGGCCTTCCAGAACTACGACGACATCCGCCAGGGCGACGTCATCGAGTGCTTCCGCGTCGAACACGTCGCGCGCACGCTCTGA